The following are from one region of the Corylus avellana chromosome ca1, CavTom2PMs-1.0 genome:
- the LOC132170301 gene encoding subtilisin-like protease SBT3.9: protein MASSWIYGIILLLLAKQQSLFLLALASSNVHIVYMGERQHEEPELVQDSHHDILSNILGSKEAAKESILYSYKHGFSGFAAALTESQAKLIADFPGVVRVVRNRILSLQTTRSWDFLQVKPQIAHGILSMGHSGLGTIIGVMDTGIWPESESFKDEGMGEIPSRWKGICQGGEKFNSSHCNRKIIGARWYIKGYEAEFGKLNTSDGVEFFSPRDAAGHGTHTSSTAAGLPVENASFMGLAQGVARGGAPSAWLAVYKVCWATGGCSAADLLAAFDDAIFDGVDVLSVSLGAPPPLDTYVDDVVSIGSLHAVAKGISVVCSAGNSGPYPQSVINTAPWVITVAASTIDRAFPTLISLGNNQTLVGQAFYTGKDMNKFHPIVQGEDIAAVDAYEDSAR, encoded by the exons ATGGCTTCTTCTTGGATTTATGGTATCATTTTGCTTCTTCTTGCCAAGCAACAGTCTTTGTTCCTTCTAGCACTTGCTTCAAGCAAT GTTCACATTGTGTATATGGGAGAGAGGCAGCATGAAGAGCCTGAACTCGTTCAAGACTCGCACCATGACATCCTATCTAATATACTTGGAAG CAAGGAAGCTGCCAAGGAGTCGATTCTGTATAGCTACAAGCATGGCTTTTCAGGGTTTGCTGCAGCCTTAACTGAGTCTCAAGCCAAGCTTATTGCAG ATTTCCCAGGAGTTGTTCGTGTAGTTCGAAACCGAATTCTTAGTCTGCAGACGACTAGAAGTTGGGATTTCCTCCAAGTAAAGCCTCAAATTGCACACGGAATTCTTTCAATGGGTCATTCAGGACTTGGGACTATTATTGGTGTCATGGACACTG GAATCTGGCCTGAGTCTGAAAGCTTCAAAGATGAGGGAATGGGAGAGATTCCATCTCGTTGGAAAGGCATATGTCAAGGAGGAGAGAAGTTCAATAGCTCCCACTGTAATAG GAAAATTATTGGTGCACGTTGGTATATCAAAGGATATGAAGCTGAATTCGGAAAGCTAAATACAAGTGATGGGGTTGAGTTCTTTTCTCCCCGAGATGCTGCAGGCCATGGCACTCACACATCATCTACTGCAGCTGGTCTTCCAGTAGAAAATGCAAGTTTTATGGGATTAGCTCAAGGAGTGGCGAGAGGGGGTGCTCCATCAGCTTGGTTAGCTGTCTACAAAGTTTGCTGGGCTACTGGCGGTTGCAGCGCAGCCGATCTTCTTGCCGCATTTGATGACGCAATATTTGATGGCGTAGATGTGCTTTCAGTGTCTCTTGGCGCACCACCTCCACTTGATACTTATGTGGATGATGTTGTGTCCATTGGTTCATTACATGCTGTAGCTAAAGGAATTTCAGTTGTATGCTCTGCCGGGAATTCTGGTCCTTATCCTCAGTCTGTCATAAATACAGCTCCATGGGTTATAACCGTTGCCGCAAGTACCATAGATAGAGCTTTCCCCACTTTGATTTCCTTGGGGAACAATCAAACTCTTGTG